From a single Cryptococcus deuterogattii R265 chromosome 5, complete sequence genomic region:
- a CDS encoding tuftelin-interacting protein 11 encodes MPRRKNDYLSDGSDSDASNSAFSQDGYNSHEDQDARAERRLFELKGNKRRKTDGRSGKDAAWEGVFGEDDSVGGAQRRGGIGGRGRPGSSSLRTDWTKAPAFVSTGSKTLQEEEEEGLRQADADEPERDEDEDGSESSTSSESDSGSENDDGSSGVPSPRIRDADDYNEEEQTTGGLGLGFRNASRQGITDESTREAGQREEGGATEFAPRRRAGIGATFSAGKKTLPDETTYSVGNEPDARSSTDVVDATDRGSKPTGIPSSFGRPPPSLTAHSGHHTQRRFLPRPQSPVVSSNKAHLTAAEKAHFSKIQSSFGARLLAKQGWEAGKGLGIQEDGRAVPIEVGKVMRGQGIQRGIRTEDSKREARRQGVTFSDDEDEEAPRRRRHREKGPKVHKEKSEEDQGWKRQKKVKVKVQHKTYEQLLAEAGDAVSAPGIGLVLDARGGELKEVQSLSSLSLSTWTPSSDSTRLPELRHNLHLIVDAAKQDVSGLVKEGKKVHERRRWALREEEISRAKAEEASTKISRLKEIQEIVHTISNVTSQQTISLTPSLAPLSSSFELLLHKFQEEYQSLKLDDVIVGAIGQVLRNAFTEWRPFDVSSDVLLSSLKTWKKAYNLPETIDNDTVVATLSLEDKNTTVDRVDAGGERVMTAWESLIWHQWVPKVRSAINNEWDPSSPNDAVHLVESWEPILPLFVKDNILDQLVLPKVKAAIEQWNPKRNKRERHPKSLASIVFPWLPLLGERIDEIMDLSKRRIRHVMRNWVVKDGVLEELRRWRKDVYSSNEWDKLIIQFVLPKLGLCLREDFTVNPRRQDMVPLQDWVLPWHTLIRQSMFSHLLEVEFFPKWLDVLYIWLIQPSYKANEVATWYQWWSERFPEEVRDTPGVKQGFESGLNLMQEAMDLGSDAATKLRKPKFEPRSTTKMLQSSTTPKLRKPEPPSTIATDITFRSIAEDYAAQHDLIFLPVGRSHNKTGKPLFKVCKNVEGRGGVTVYIGEHAVFANMDDGEFRAISLEDMVKKASA; translated from the exons ATGCCCCGAAGGAAAAATGATTACCTCTCCGACGGTTCTGACTCGGACGCTTCAAATTCGGCTTTCTCCCAAGACGGTTATAACTCTCACGAGGACCAGGATGCTCGAGCTGAGCGGCGACTTTTCGAATTAAAGGGCAACAAGCGTCGCAAGACTGATGGACGCAGCGGAAAAGATGCAGCTTGGGAAGGCGTatttggggaagatgatagcGTAGGAGGCGCACAGAGACGTGGAGGTATCGGTGGCAGAGGACGCCCTGGATCTTCGTCATTGAGGACTGACTGGACGAA AGCCCCCGCATTCGTATCCACTGGGTCCAAGACATTacaagaggaggaggaagagggccTACGACAGGCCGATGCTGATGAGCcggaaagagatgaagatgaggacggTTCGGAAAGCAGCACCAGCTCTGAGTCTGATTCTGGCtctgaaaatgatgacggCAGTTCTGGGGTCCCTTCCCCCCGTATCAGGGACGCAGATGATTATAACGAAGAGGAACAGACTACAGGAGGATTGGGCTTGGGCTTCAGGAATGCCTCCAGACAGGGTATCACTGACGAATCCACAAGAGAAGCAGGGCaaagggaggaaggcggcGCAACAGAGTTTGCTCCTCGGCGCAGGGCTGGCATAGGTGCCACATTCTCCGCGGGGAAAAAAACGCTGCCCGATGAGACAACATACAGTGTCGGAAACGAACCTGACGCAAGGTCTTCTACCGACGTCGTAGATGCCACTGATCGTGGTTCAAAACCTACTGGAATACCTAGTAGTTTTGGAagacctccaccttctcttACTGCGCACTCTGGTCATCATACTCAGCGTCGCTTTCTTCCAAGACCTCAATCGCCAGTGGTATCCTCAAATAAAGCCCATCTGACGGCGGCGGAAAAGGCTCATTTCAGCAAAATTCAGTCGTCCTTTGGGGCCCGTCTGTTAGCAAAGCAGGGATGGGAGGCTGGTAAAGGTTTGGGTATACAAGAAGATGGTCGTGCTGTGCCAATTGAAGTCGGGAAAGTTATGAGGGGTCAAGGTATCCAGAGAGGAATTAGGACTGAGGACAGTAAGCGAGAAGCGAGACGGCAAGGTGTGACCTTTtcggatgatgaggatgaggaagcaccgaggaggaggaggcatcGAGAAAAGGGACCCAAAGTGCAtaaagaaaagagtgagGAGGATCAGGGTTGGAAAAGGCagaaaaaggtcaaggtcaAAGTCCAACATAAGACCTATGAACAGCTACTGGCTGAGGCAGGCGATGCTGTTTCGGCACCTGGTATCGGCCTTGTGTTGGACGCTCGAGGGGGAGAG CTTAAAGAAGTCCAGTCCCTGTCGTCCCTTTCGCTTTCCACCTGGACCCCAAGTTCGGATTCTACAAGATTACCTGAACTCCGTCATAATCTCCACCTTATCGTCGATGCTGCTAAGCAAGATGTCTCGGGTTTGgtaaaagaagggaaaaaggtACATGAACGACGACGTTGGGCCCTAcgcgaggaagagatttcTAGGGCcaaggctgaagaagccAGCACCA AAATCTCTCGTCTGAAAGAAATACAAGAGATCGTCCATACGATCAGTAATGTAACCTCGCAACAGACAATTTCGTtaactccttctcttgcgCCTCTATCCAGTAGCTTTGAATTGCTACTTCACAAGTTTCAAGAAGAATACCAATCTCTGAAATTAGATGATGTTATCGTTGGTGCAATTGGACAAGTT CTACGTAATGCTTTCACAGAATGGCGGCCCTTCGACGTATCATCCGACGTTTTgctctcatctctcaaaACTTGGAAGAAAGCTTATAATTTGCCGGAAACCATTGACAATGACACTGTTGTTGCCACTCTGAGCCTCGAGGATAAAAATACTACTGTCGATAGAGTGGACGCTGGTGGCGAAAGGGTAATGACAGCTTGGGAAAGTCTCATCTGGCATCAGTGGGTCCCGAAGGTACGCTCGGCGATTAA CAATGAATGGGATCCTTCCAGCCCTAACGATGCTGTCCATCTAGTCGAGTCTTGGGAGCCAATCCTCCCCCTGTTCGTTAAGGATAACATACTCGATCAACTCGTATTGCCAAAAGTCAAGGCAGCAATAGAACAGTGGAATCCCAAGCGAAACAAGCGCGAGCGCCATCCGAAATCTCTTGCGAGTATAGTCTTCCCTTGGTTGCCGCTACTGGGAGAGCGCATCGACGAGATTATGGATCTTTCCAAACGCCGCATTCGCCATGTCATGCGCAATTGGGTGGTCAAAGATGGCGTTCTGGAAGAGTTGCGTCGCTGGCGAAAAGAT GTGTATTCGTCAAACGAGTGGGACAAGCTCATAATTCAGTTTGTTCTGCCCAAACTTGGGCTCTGCCTCCGAGAGGATTTCACAGTCAATCCTCGCAGACAAGACATGGTGCCTTTGCAAGATTGGGTCCTCCCGTGGCACACACTTATTCGACAATCAATGTTCTCTCACTTGCTCGAAGTGGAGTTCTTCCCTAAATGGCTCGATGTTTTATACATCTGGCTCATACAACCGTCATACAAAGCCAACGAGGTGGCCACATG GTACCAGTGGTGGAGTGAACGCTTCCCTGAAGAGGTGCGCGACACGCCTGGTGTCAAGCAAGGTTTTGAGAGCGGTCTCAACCTTATGCAAGAAGCTATGGACCTCGGTTCCGATGCAGCCACGAAGCTCCGGAAACCCAAATTTGAGCCGCGCTCGACTACGAAAATGCTCCAATCTTCAACGACCCCTAAGCTTCGCAAGCCCGAGCCTCCTAGTACCATTGCCACCGACATCACATTTAGATCCATTGCAGAAGACTACGCCGCACAGCAcgatctcatcttcctaCCCGTGGGTAGATCACACAACAAGACCGGAAAACCATTGTTCAAGGTGTGCAAAAACGTGGAAGGTAGAGGGGGTGTCACAGTATATATTGGGGAGCATGCGGTGTTTGCGAacatggatgatggagagttCAGAGCGATATCGCTAGAGGACATGGTCAAAAAGGCATCTGCGTAA
- a CDS encoding mitofusin → MQPFYPHTPQTTRHLYAPSTPDSPSFEKESHFSSFSSEEHARQKREAADGVVRDYEEKRDRLAKAIESSVYLLADLKNFNGQQWTVRYPHLRSSESVQSGSSSPRPGMSRRTLTFADEPSQLTEVVLSSTPTARHSLKRSLSVAPALAPSPSPSDDSATLVAEPASIDQSEDDFSILRLDLNMGATRHAKHLISHLEKSSISALLDNRITASLDHLTNLQKRIYDAHSRVLVTGDLNAGKSTLINTLLRREEVMPTDQQPLTTRFVEVVSAKENENKEEIHVLDKANQYNPLDKSTYSVLDISKLEELVTDPDSDASSPPLRVFLREADTDVANPSILHNGVVDISLIDAPGLNRDSIKTTANFARQEEIDVVVFVVSAANHFTLSAKEFIWQAGHEKAHLFIVVNRFDQIKDKARCRRLVLEQIKQLSPKTYEDADSLVHFVDSAKAAIGYAEGEGDELDDAFSHLEHSLRSFVLVNRSKSKLGPAQNYVTHLLADVELLAAANSLVASKERDIARDELARVKPVLEKMKKGREGLEDGLVHEEEDVTEQVAERTKKGMTTALVRVGRGELAAPAPGLHLPSYPGLLGVWDYAAEVKRVILASLDFAVSLAEDDARKLTAEGVDKVIALGDAHLPEDVERSNRRFNPQAMFTARPRARRQSGISSVGLGLAAQSHLKEVNVADIFDLQHHIFIARSALPSSSSSSSHSSLDLIPVSAESFGAASLAFGAFSMVSGKTVGLRAAIEGLAHFSDFVSNPSTRRWIGPVLGIVTAGAIAYVIYDLPNSIPRNVGRHIQSTLLSSSGNPASDDTAVAFPDAQAARVSKEVRKVMRLAAWDLRERFRAAIDARGELVRESEEQEKKANKALKWFEEVEKRVDGIREEVGIKV, encoded by the exons ATGCAGCCATTCTACCCACACACTCCGCAAACTACTCGTCACCTCTACGCTCCGTCTACCCCTgactctccttccttcgaAAAGGAATCCCATTTCAGCTCTTTTAGCTCAGAGGAACATGCTaggcagaagagagaggcCGCAGATGGAGTCGTGCGCGATTacgaggaaaagagggatCG ATTGGCAAAGGCCATCGAGTCTTCCGTATACCTTTTGGCAGACCTCAAGAACTTTAACGGGCAGCAATGGACTGTGAGATATCCCCATCTCAGATCATCAGAATCTGTGCAATCTGGGTCTT CCTCGCCACGACCTGGTATGAGTCGACGCACTTTGACATTTGCCGACGAGCCTAGTCAGCTTACAGAAGTCGTTCTCTCATCAACTCCTACTGCTCGCCACTCTTTGAAGCGCTCGCTTTCTGTTGCGCCTGCGCTTGCGCCTTCGCCATCGCCTTCTGACGACTCTGCCACTCTTGTCGCCGAGCCTGCATCCATTGACCAgtctgaagatgatttctccatccttcgtTTGGATCTCAATATGGGTGCTACTCGACACGCCAAGCATCTTATCTCTCACCTCGAAAAGTCATCCATTTCTGCCCTCCTCGACAACCGTATTACCGCGTCCCTTGACCACCTCACCAATCTCCAAAAGCGAATCTACGACGCCCATTCCCGCGTCCTTGTTACTGGTGACCTAAATGCGGGCAAGTCAACTTTGATTAATACCCTTTTGAGGCGGGAGGAAGTTATGCCCACCGACCAGCAGCCTCTCACGACGAGGTTTGTAGAGGTAGTCAGTGcaaaagagaatgagaacAAGGAGGAGATTCATGTGTTGGACAAGGCTAACCAGTATAACCCCCTCGACAAGTCTACATACTCTGTGTTGGACATTTcaaagcttgaagagctggtGACCGATCCTGACTCTGACGCATCGAGTCCTCCCCTCCGGGTGTTCCTTCGCGAGGCCGATACCGATGTTGCCAACCCCTCCATCTTGCACAATGGTGTAGTTGACATCTCCCTTATCGATGCTCCTGGTCTTAACCGAGACTCTATCAAAACTACTGCCAACTTTGCTCGtcaggaagagattgacgTCGTTGTCTTTGTTGTCTCTGCTGCCAACCACTTTACTCTCTCTGCCAAGGAGTTCATCTGGCAAGCTGGTCACGAAAAGGCACACCTTTTTATTGTTGTGAACCGCTTTGACCAGATCAAAGACAAGGCAAGGTGTCGTCGACTCGTGCTTGAACAGATCAAGCAACTCAGCCCCAAAACATACGAAGATGCCGACTCTTTGGTTCACTTTGTCGACTCTGCCAAGGCTGCCATCGGCTACGCcgaaggtgaaggtgatgagCTCGATGATGCGTTCTCACACCTCGAACACTCGTTGCGCTCTTTCGTTCTCGTCAACAGGTCCAAGTCCAAGCTTGGCCCTGCTCAAAACTATGTAACTCATCTTCTCGCAGACGTTGAGCTTCTCGCTGCTGCCAACTCGCTTGTCGCCTCCAAGGAGCGAGACATTGCCCGTGATGAGCTTGCACGCGTCAAGCCTgtcttggagaagatgaagaaggggcgtgagggtttggaggatggTTTGGTGcacgaggaggaggatgtcaCGGAGCAAGTCGCTGAAAGAacaaagaaggggatgacCACTGCCCTCGTGCGAGTCGGTCGGGGCGAGTTGGCTGCCCCCGCCCCTGGCTTGCATCTGCCCTCTTACCCTGGGTTACTGGGTGTCTGGGATTATGCGGCCGAAGTCAAAAGGGTTATCCTCGCCTCTCTTGATTTTGCTGTCAGTTTGGCCGAGGACGACGCGAGAAAGCTCACAGCCGAGGGTGTGGACAAGGTCATTGCGCTTGGCGATGCTCACCTCCCTGAAGATGTCGAACGCTCTAACCGTCGATTCAACCCTCAGGCCATGTTCACTGCCCGACCTCGTGCTCGCCGTCAATCTGGCATTTCATCAGTTGGCTTGGGCCTTGCTGCCCAGTCACACCTCAAAGAGGTCAACGTGGCAGATATCTTTGACCTTCAACACCACATATTCATCGCCCGatctgctcttccttcctcttcctcttcatcatctcacTCATCCCTTGATCTCATCCCTGTTTCAGCAGAAAGCTTCGGTGCTGCTTCCCTCGCCTTCGGCGCTTTCTCAATGGTTAGCGGCAAAACTGTCGGTCTTCGTGCTGCCATTGAAGGTCTCGCACACTTCTCTGACTTTGTTTCCAACCCTTCTACTCGTCGATGGATCGGTCCTGTTCTGGGTATCGTCACCGCAGGTGCCATTGCCTATGTCATCTATGATCTTCCCAACTCTATCCCTCGCAACGTTGGTCGTCACATCCAATCAACCCTCCTCTCATCATCGGGTAACCCCGCTTCAGACGATACGGCGGTTGCCTTCCCTGATGCTCAGGCGGCTCGGGTCAGCAAGGAAGTGCGCAAGGTCATGCGTCTTGCTGCATGGGATCTCCGCGAGCGTTTCCGAGCTGCGATAGATGCCAGAGGCGAACTCGTCagagaaagtgaagagcaagagaaaaaggcgaaCAAGGCGTTGAAGTGGtttgaggaagttgagaagagggttGATGGAAtcagagaagaggttgggaTCAAGGTGTAA
- a CDS encoding hydroxyisourate hydrolase, producing the protein MSRSPITCHVLDSSQGKPASGVKVSLQILKAEVLGSNEVNGKILAEGTTDTDGRCSSLLPPNEKLSPGIYKMVFFTGGYFEAKGTETFYPVVEITFNYADPSQHYHIPLLLSPFSYTTYRGS; encoded by the exons ATGTCGCGTTCACCTATAACTTGTCACG TGTTGGACTCGTCCCAGGGGAAACCAGCTTCAGGAGTCAAGGTCTCTCTCCAAATACTCAAAGCAGAGGTGCTGGGGTCCAACGAAGTCAACGGCAAAATTCTAGCAGAAGG GACCACTGATACGGATGGACGAtgttcttctctcttacCGCCAAATGAGAAACTCTCTCCTGGCATCTACAAGATGGTATTTTTCACCGGTGGTTACTTTGAAGCCAAGGGGACGGAAACTTTCTACCCAGTGGTTGAG ATTACCTTCAACTATGCCGATCCTTCCCAGCATTACCATATACCTCTCTTACTCAGTCCTTTCTCATATACCACGTACCGTGGCAGCTAA
- a CDS encoding cytoplasmic protein, with product MIGFPSVGKSTLLSKTTKTESVVGAYEFTTLTAIPGVLEYEGARIQLLDLPGIVQDAAKGRGRGRQVVSVAKTADLILLMIDATKSAEQKRLLEIELEAVGIRLNTRPPDVVFKQKQAGGITLNCTVKLTKTDERTIRSILQTYKIHNCDVMIREDITTDEFIDVLLGTRKYIPSLTVINKIDGVSMETLDKMAREGDGRTIMISCEIDLGIDWLLEAIWKELGLVKVYTKRRGEQPDLNDPICLRQGATIETVCHGIHRSLASHFKYALVWGKSSKFNPQPQKVGLNHLVQDEDVVSIFTK from the exons ATGATTGGTTTCCCATCTGTCGGAAAATCTACCTTGTTATCAAAGACCACCAAAACCGAATCCGTCGTCGGAGCCTATGAATTCACAACACTTACT GCAATCCCTGGTGTGCTTGAATATGAAGGTGCCAGAATACAACTGCTTGATTTGCCTGGTATCGTGCAAGATGCGGCCAAGGGCCGAGGTCGAGGTCGACAAGTCGTCTCAGTCGCAAAGACCGCTgatctcatccttcttatGA TTGATGCCACAAAATCTGCTGAGCAAAAGCGTCTTCTGGAGATTGAATTAGAAGCGGTCGGCATACGATTGAATACTCGACCTCCCGATGTTGTTTTCAAACAAAAGCAGGCAGGCGGTATCACT CTGAATTGTACTGTCAAACTCACTAAGACTGACGAGCGAACCATCCGTTCAATCCTTCAGACTTATAAAA TCCACAACTGTGACGTTATGATCCGTGAAGACATCACTACGGACGAATTCATCGATGTCCTTCTCGGCACCCGAAAGTACATTCCGTCTCTCACTGTTATCAACAAAATTGACGGAGTTTCGATGGAGACACTTGACAAGATGGCCAGGGAAGGTGATGGAAGGACGATTATGATCAGTTGTGAAATTGATTTAGGTATTGATTGGTTATTGGAGGCTATTTGGAAG GAGCTTGGTCTCGTAAA GGTGTACACCAAGAGGCGAGGAGAGCAGCCAGATCTCAATGATCCCATCTGTCTTCGCCAGGGTGCTACTATTGAAACCGTCTGTCACGGTATTCACAGATCTCTTGCATCTCATTTCAA GTATGCTTTGGTTTGGGGCAAGTCAAGCAAATTCAACCCGCAGCCACAGAAAGTTGGCCTCAATCACTTAGTGCAGGACGAGGATGT TGTGAGCATCTTTACAAAGTAG
- a CDS encoding protein phosphatase PP2A regulatory subunit B encodes MDVEPTNQWRFAQCFGDKGEVEDITEADIISTVEFDHTGDYLATGDKGGRVVLFERNEQKRGCEYKFYTEFQSHEPEFDYLKSLEIEEKINRIKWCKRQNAAHFLLSTNDKTIKLWKVFDKQIRVVAENNHTDGYGSVTGPSQPPLRLPRMTTHDSITAAVPRKVYANAHAYHINSISVNSDGETYISADDLRINLWNMDISDQSFNIVDIKPVNMEELTEVITAAEFHPIHCNLFMYSSSKGTIKLADMRDSALCDQHAKLFEEEEDPSQKSFFSEIISSISDVKFSQDGRYILSRDYLTLKIWDINMDNKPVKTINIHDHLRQKLCDLYENDCIFDKFECTFSGDGSQVLTGSYHNYFRIYDVNGDNDVVLQADKSAFKAKKIGGSRGKVPGKKEGLQTEGIDFAKKILHASWHPRENTIAIAATNNLFLYSTLS; translated from the exons ATGGATGTCGAACCAACGAATCAGTGGCGGTTTGCCCAGTGTTTTGGTGACAAGGGGGAGGTAGAAGACATTACTGAAG CCGATATCATCTCAACCGTCGAGTTTGACCATACTGGCGATTACCTCGCGACCGGTGATAAGGGTGGCCGTGTGGTGTTGTTTGAGCGGAATGAGCAG AAACGAGGGTGCGAGTACAAGTTCTACACGGAA TTTCAATCGCATGAGCCCGAGTTTGATTATCTCAAATCACTTGAAATCGAGGAGAAAATCAATCGCATCAAATGGTGCAAAAGACAGAATGCTGCTCATTTTTTGCTGAGTACCAATG ATAAAACTATCAAACTCTGGAAAGTCTTTGACAAACAGATCCGGGTGGTAGCCGAGAACAACCACACCGATGGGTATGGCAGTGTTACCGGGCCATCACAACCCCCGTTGCGTCTTCCCCGAATGACCACTCATGATTCAATCACTGCGGCCGTCCCCCGAAAGGTCTACGCCAATGCTCACGCCTATCACATCAACTCCATATCGGTCAACTCAGATGGTGAAACATACATCTCCGCAGACGACTTGAGAATCAATCTGTGGAACATGGATATTAGTGACCAGAGCTTTA ACATTGTCGACATAAAGCCCGTCAACATGGAGGAGCTCACAGAGGTCATTACTGCGGCCGAGTTTCACCCAATACATTGCAATCTTTTCATGTACTCAAGCTCGAAGGGCACCATTAAGCTGGCTGATATGAGAGATTCGGCATTGTGCGATCAGCACGCAAAGC TTttcgaggaagaagaagatccaTCTCAAaaatccttcttctctgagATCATCTCTTCTATCTCGGACGTCAAGTTCTCTCAGGATGGGCGATACATACTGTCCCGTGACTACCTGACGCTTAAGATATGGGATATCAACATGGATAACAAGCCTGTGAAAACGATTAACATTCACGATCATCTCCGACAAAAATTATGTGACCTTTACGAGAATGATTGCATCTTTGACAAATTTGAGTGTACTTTCAGTGGCGACGGCAG CCAAGTCCTCACTGGCTCATACCACAACTACTTCCGAATCTACGACGTCAATGGAGACAACGACGTTGTCCTCCAAGCGGATAAATCGGCTTtcaaagcaaagaagatcGGAGGATCGCGAGGGAAAGTGCccggcaagaaggaaggattgCAAACCGAAGGAATCGATTTCGCAAAGAAAATT TTGCATGCTAGCTGGCATCCGCGCGAGAATACTATTGCT ATTGCTGCGACCAACAATCT CTTTTTGTATTCTACATTATCATGA
- a CDS encoding glucosamine-phosphate N-acetyltransferase has protein sequence MTLDSSLDLLFDPSILPTSVQDELGPDLYLRPLSSTDVSRGHFELLSVLTSAPPQSVSTYETIFQEMKASPGIYFTVVVVHRPSDQVVACGSVIVERKFVRNAGLVGHIEDIAVSQSMQGRKLGMKIISTLVDIGLVRGCYKIILDCSEKNIPFYEKCGFKQKEFQMVRYLLDPSDVVKVSTASKL, from the exons ATGACTCTCGATTCCTCCTTAgacctcctcttcgaccCTTCTATATTACCCACTTCAGTTCAAGACGAGCTTGGGCCAGACCTTTAT CTTCGCCCGCTGTCTTCCACTGATGTTTCGAGGGGTCACTTTGAACTGCTATCCGTCCTTACGTCTGCACCTCCTCAATCTGTCAGCACCTATGAGACAATCTttcaagagatgaaggcCAGTCCTGGTATCTACTTTACAGTAGTGGTCGTTCATCGCCCGTCCGATCAG GTTGTGGCCTGTGGATCTGTCATCGTTGAGCGTAAATTTGTTCGTAATGCCGGGCTTGTAGGCCATATTGAAGACATCGCCGTATCACAAAGCatgcaaggaagaaagctTGGAATGAAGATCATAAGCACGTTGGTGGATATCGGACTTGTCCGGGGCTGCTATAAAATCATTCTGGACTGCAGTGAGAAAAACATTC CTTTCTATGAAAAGTGCGG ATTTAAGCAGAAGGAATTCCAAATGGTTCGATATCTATTGGATCCTTCAGATGTTGTGAAAGTCTCTACGGCATCGAAACTCTGA